One genomic window of Tenacibaculum tangerinum includes the following:
- the map gene encoding type I methionyl aminopeptidase has product MIISKTREEIELMRESALVVSKTLGMLAKEVKPGVTTLYLDKLAEEFIREQGAIPGFLGLYDFPNTLCMSPNSQVVHGIPDKTPLQEGDIISIDCGAIKNDFYGDHAYTFPVGEIAPETQKLLDITKESLYVGIREFKVGNRVGDVGFAIQNFTENHGYGVVRELVGHGLGRKMHEAPEMPNYGKRGRGKKFVEGMVVAIEPMTNMGTHKIRQHSDGWTITTLDGKPSAHFEHDVAIVDGKPELLSTFQYIYDALGIESNEEEEFRQQPLTL; this is encoded by the coding sequence ATGATTATTTCAAAGACTAGAGAAGAAATAGAATTGATGCGCGAAAGCGCCTTAGTAGTATCGAAAACGTTAGGGATGCTTGCCAAAGAAGTAAAACCTGGAGTTACGACTTTATATCTTGACAAACTTGCCGAAGAATTTATTCGTGAGCAAGGTGCTATTCCTGGTTTTTTAGGTTTGTATGATTTTCCGAACACCCTTTGTATGAGTCCAAACTCACAAGTAGTTCATGGAATTCCTGATAAAACACCTTTACAAGAAGGCGATATAATTTCTATTGATTGCGGTGCGATAAAAAATGATTTTTATGGAGATCACGCTTATACCTTTCCTGTGGGTGAAATTGCTCCTGAAACACAAAAACTTTTAGACATTACTAAAGAAAGTTTGTATGTGGGTATTCGCGAGTTTAAAGTAGGTAATCGTGTAGGTGATGTAGGTTTTGCAATTCAAAATTTTACCGAAAATCACGGATACGGCGTAGTTCGTGAATTGGTAGGACACGGTTTAGGACGCAAAATGCACGAAGCCCCAGAAATGCCAAACTACGGAAAAAGAGGTCGTGGTAAAAAGTTTGTTGAAGGAATGGTTGTTGCTATAGAACCGATGACCAATATGGGAACTCACAAAATTCGTCAGCACAGCGACGGGTGGACGATTACTACGTTAGACGGAAAACCATCGGCACACTTTGAACACGATGTAGCGATTGTAGATGGCAAACCAGAGTTACTATCGACCTTTCAATATATATATGATGCTTTAGGTATTGAGAGTAATGAAGAGGAGGAATTCAGACAACAACCACTAACTCTATAG
- a CDS encoding class I SAM-dependent methyltransferase — MKIFKTILNTLPRPILIKVSYWVRPVIAWWLKGDNFTDPIDGKSFRKFLPYGYGKQRENALSPSTLSLERHRLLWLFLQDETNFFTSNKKLKVLHIAPEQCFLTIFRKQQNLDYTTSDLESPIADVKADICDLPFEDNAFDVVFCNHVLEHIPNDTKAMQELYRVMKVGGFGIFQIPQDLSRATTFEDDTITDPKERAKIFGQYDHVRVYGLDYFDKLRSIGFKVDEIDYTQKISAEKLKRFALMKGEILPVCYKH; from the coding sequence ATGAAAATTTTCAAAACGATACTAAATACCTTACCTCGACCTATTTTAATCAAAGTCAGTTATTGGGTGCGCCCTGTAATTGCTTGGTGGTTAAAAGGTGATAACTTTACGGACCCAATAGACGGGAAATCGTTTCGTAAATTTTTACCTTACGGATATGGAAAACAGCGAGAAAATGCCCTTTCACCTTCTACTCTATCACTAGAAAGACATCGCTTACTATGGCTGTTTTTACAGGATGAAACGAACTTTTTTACTTCAAACAAAAAGCTAAAAGTATTGCACATCGCTCCTGAACAATGTTTTTTAACTATTTTCAGAAAACAACAAAATTTAGACTATACTACTTCCGATTTAGAATCACCCATAGCCGATGTAAAAGCCGATATTTGCGATTTACCGTTTGAAGACAACGCTTTCGATGTAGTGTTTTGCAACCATGTATTAGAACATATTCCTAATGACACGAAAGCCATGCAAGAGCTATACCGCGTTATGAAAGTTGGCGGTTTTGGTATTTTTCAAATTCCGCAAGATCTATCGAGAGCAACTACTTTTGAAGACGATACTATTACCGACCCTAAAGAACGTGCAAAAATCTTCGGTCAGTACGACCATGTACGTGTATATGGGCTAGATTATTTTGACAAACTACGCTCCATCGGATTTAAAGTTGATGAAATAGATTACACACAAAAAATTTCCGCAGAAAAACTAAAACGATTTGCATTGATGAAAGGTGAAATTTTGCCTGTGTGTTATAAACATTAA
- a CDS encoding FAD:protein FMN transferase encodes MMRKISFFVALLWLFIACKEEGKSTEIKLEGPVFGTAYHITYQSDINYQESIDSLFYLVNTSLSTYIPTSDISKINQGDTTVVVDDMFVEVFEKAKKIYKETDGYFDPTIGRLIDAYGFGSGEEKKDLTSEEISALMENVGFDKVTLKDRKVYRESEDIEFNVNAFAKGYGVDVIGRFFESKNIHDYIVEIGGEVRARGTKHGKLWKVAIEKPNTDGTRSIQKIIELDNESMATSGNYRKYKVNSEGKKIVHTINAKTGLAKESNLLSVSVRLKGDCADVDAYATAFLAMGLEQTKVFLEEHPALKVILLYQNDAGELIEFTN; translated from the coding sequence ATGATGAGAAAAATATCCTTTTTTGTAGCTTTATTATGGTTGTTCATAGCTTGTAAAGAAGAGGGGAAATCGACAGAGATTAAGTTAGAAGGACCTGTTTTTGGTACAGCATACCATATTACTTACCAAAGTGATATTAATTATCAAGAGTCAATAGATAGTTTGTTCTATTTGGTAAACACATCGCTATCTACGTATATACCAACTTCCGATATTTCTAAAATTAATCAAGGAGATACTACTGTAGTAGTGGACGATATGTTTGTAGAGGTGTTTGAGAAGGCAAAGAAAATTTACAAAGAAACCGATGGGTATTTTGACCCTACGATTGGTAGATTGATTGATGCTTACGGATTTGGTTCTGGTGAAGAGAAAAAGGATTTGACTTCAGAAGAGATTTCAGCGTTGATGGAAAATGTAGGCTTTGATAAAGTGACATTAAAGGACAGAAAAGTGTATAGAGAAAGTGAAGATATTGAGTTTAATGTCAACGCCTTTGCCAAAGGTTATGGAGTCGATGTAATTGGGCGATTTTTCGAATCGAAAAATATTCACGATTATATTGTAGAAATAGGAGGAGAGGTTAGAGCGAGAGGTACCAAGCATGGGAAACTGTGGAAAGTGGCCATTGAAAAACCGAATACTGACGGAACCCGTTCTATTCAGAAAATTATAGAATTGGATAATGAATCGATGGCAACTTCTGGTAATTACAGGAAGTATAAAGTAAATAGCGAAGGAAAGAAAATAGTGCATACCATCAATGCAAAAACAGGATTGGCCAAAGAGAGTAATTTACTAAGTGTTTCGGTTCGTTTAAAAGGCGATTGTGCCGATGTAGATGCCTATGCCACCGCTTTTCTAGCTATGGGATTGGAACAAACGAAAGTCTTTTTAGAAGAGCATCCAGCATTAAAAGTAATACTCTTGTACCAGAATGATGCTGGTGAGTTAATAGAGTTTACCAATTAA
- a CDS encoding OmpA/MotB family protein, with translation MKKIVAFLTVSILLASCASSKELEAIKAKHEQTKEELLAVKANLTKCLIEKEKCEEETTSLESRVTELKEDKENTLQQVENLTVLTKGANDNIKETLAQLSKKDKYINKIREAASKKDSLNLVVAFHLKRELQDGIDDQDIEVNVEKTVVFISISDKLLFKSGSYTINEEASKVLEKVATVVNGQPQMDVMVEGHTDNTPVAEGSSLKDNWGLSVLRSTAIVRELQNKYEVAPARLIAAGRSSYVPLVENNSPANKAKNRRTKIIILPRLNQFFDLLDQKVE, from the coding sequence ATGAAGAAAATAGTTGCATTCCTTACTGTTTCAATTCTTTTAGCATCATGTGCCTCTTCAAAAGAGTTAGAAGCTATCAAAGCGAAACACGAACAAACAAAAGAAGAATTGTTGGCTGTAAAAGCTAACTTAACAAAATGTTTAATTGAAAAAGAGAAGTGTGAAGAGGAAACAACTTCTTTAGAATCTAGAGTAACAGAATTAAAAGAAGATAAAGAAAACACCTTACAACAAGTTGAAAATTTAACGGTATTAACGAAAGGTGCTAATGATAACATTAAAGAAACATTAGCTCAATTGAGCAAGAAAGATAAATACATTAATAAAATTAGAGAGGCTGCTTCTAAGAAGGACTCGTTAAATTTAGTGGTTGCGTTTCATTTAAAGAGAGAATTACAAGATGGTATTGACGATCAAGACATTGAAGTAAATGTTGAAAAGACCGTAGTTTTTATTTCGATTTCTGATAAATTATTATTCAAAAGTGGAAGCTATACCATTAACGAAGAAGCTTCTAAAGTGTTAGAAAAAGTAGCTACCGTAGTAAACGGTCAGCCTCAAATGGATGTAATGGTTGAAGGTCATACCGACAATACACCAGTAGCCGAAGGTTCTTCTTTAAAAGATAACTGGGGATTGAGTGTATTGCGTTCAACTGCTATTGTTCGTGAATTGCAAAACAAATACGAGGTAGCTCCTGCACGATTAATTGCAGCAGGTAGAAGTAGCTATGTTCCTTTGGTAGAAAATAACAGTCCTGCAAACAAAGCCAAAAACAGACGTACAAAAATTATCATTTTACCAAGGTTAAATCAATTCTTTGATTTGTTAGACCAAAAAGTAGAATAG